DNA from Aphis gossypii isolate Hap1 chromosome 3, ASM2018417v2, whole genome shotgun sequence:
attctttCTTAGTTGGCATCTAAGGAATAAATAGACAAAATCAAACTGTTTCTCTGTTTCTATTATAAGCTCTGCATATCCCAGCACTACAATTACTGTAGCCAGTGTAGTCACTATAAATTACTTTCCATATAAAAACCAAGTTGTTtctcaacatattatttaataccatcTCATATACCTTTGtccatacttaatattaagtaatgaaatttgaatttttatatcaatttttttcggTAAGAACCTTCAATAATctcttatcaaataatttaagtacaataCTATGTTAATTatccaaaattaaatcaactagATAAGTACTAcctataaatttgaatgttaACTGTTACCTAATGctggtattataattaatacctagttACAAGGAATtagttaatgttattaacGACTTGatgtaattcaataattgttttaacttgATTTGGATTATGTTGAAACATAAGTTAAAGTACTATCGAGATCAACTGATTTTTTGTGGGAATACTTGACATAAAATCTTGACAAAActcaaatactaaaataaataattaaatattatgatatatttttttcattttataaattaaaatagttttatactgaCAAATACTAAACGAATAATCCCTAGTTAAAAGATATATTTCCAAAACTAATGGTTTaacgctaaaaaaaaattaaatatattaattaaaacaattattattaacaagtgTTAcaagatttatataattcatattcttataatattcataataataataataaaacataagacATCTAATCTAAGTATAATCTAAGTCCAGTTCCATTATTTGTTAACCATACACAGACCatactttatataaaagagtataaattataattaaagatgactcactgtttttttttttgctgaaaatactttttacaaaattaaaaacatagttttttgaaccatttacataatacgttagaaacattttatttataataaataattaaatatatgtataaaaaataatcataattttattatcaatacttaattattacaataaccttaagaataaaaattaatttttaatcaaggGTGAAGTACGTagacaaagtaaaaaaatcagtCATTTTACCTTTATGAGTTGgttcaaatttgttttgaacACCTTATGTCATTTGTTAGCTGGGCAAGATTAACCATAAATGTTGGTAGTTCctacaataacaaaattaatatgttaaatatatttataaacttatattaataagataataactaCTTTGACAGGCTGCATTCGTTTTTGCCTCAAAAATTGTCGCTGATCATTACGTATATTATCTGTTTGTTTCAAATACTCAGGTAAAAATTTGGAAAAGAAATAATCAAAGTCAACACTAGCCATGTTATAAATAGCCATTGATATTTCGTCTGATAGTATTGTATGGCTTTTATTAACCATAACATTCAATAACACAGTCATGTATTTActaagaaaataatgtttgaaatattccttaagaaaaaataaaaactaaataattataaaattctttcaaaataaattatttattctttttaaattaataccttTGCATATAAATTCCATTGCATGTGTAATTCTTCAATGGCTTTCAagttttgtgaaaaaatacttatatcatttatcataaatgaGTATCCTATTACTTCCAATATTGTAGTGAACTGTTCAGAATTATCAAtgttattgtcattattaggATGTAGCACTGAGAGAGATGGAGAAGcaggaaaaaaatatctccatttaaacattaaaacactaaaaaaaaacaaaacaatgtcTGTgactcttaataatatttgataataaaataataattttaccaataGAGCAAATTATAAAGTGCTGAGACTGTTGGTGGGTAGCAGTTAGAAGCTACCAAAGGAATTAATTTCTCTAGTGCTAATTTAATTGCTACAGACGTAAATTCTTTATTTGATTTAGAAGaatgtttaacaattaatGATAGAACTTCAAGCATTTTAATTGTCAACGATGTACTAGCTGACCAAATCCTatatgtaaatgaaaaaaaaaaaaattaacaacaaaataataaccttattttagttaatgcaCCtactggtaaaaatattatacttacatatccAAGTCAACAAATGTTTGCATAAGAATTTGTACAAATTGAGGTGACATAGTATCATGCAATAATTCATACATTTCTGACAAAAATGTCATCACCCGTTCACTTTTTTCTATTTGTGCATTCAGTGAGGATTCTGATAccataaaatttttcaagtGAGTAACCGCTTCAACCAAACATGGCTATAGaaattggtttaaaaataatgattataacatgtaaaagggatattattaatatagttacttCAACAGCGCGATAAATAATCCTTCTAGTAGACATTTTGTAAGGTCCACTACTGACAAGAACAtcagttaacatttttaaatcatttaatccaGATGGTGCTAATGACttcaaataattcataagAACCAGTACTTTAATTTCTTCTTCTTGACTGGGACAAGTCAAAAGAAACTTTAAAGATGTTACTCTTACTGACAAACGAGTCTAaaagtataagttataaataattaagtaaataaatatttttgtgcaaatgttacctttttatttaaatgattaagtgTAATAGAACCATCTAAAAATGGAGATAATAGTTGTTCTAGCAATGATGTATACTCGCTAATATGAACAAGCATAGGTTCAGTAACGGTTGGTAATAAAACTCCACAAGCATCATGAATCTGAGTGGGTTGACTCGTGTCTTGTAAAGATGTAACCAAAACGGAAAAAAGTTTTTCTCGATTCTGTTCCatacaaaattgtttgttattgtttaataaatgcatCCACCTCGATAAAGCCGTAAGTATTTCACTTtgactaatataaaaaaaaataagtgtgaTAACAACAACCTTTttgtaacttaataattttttagctaaacaaaaatttaaatattttacatttgaatCAGAGTTTTTGTGGTTGATTGTGGTACGGGTAATTGATAAAGTGGAGTTGTAGCAACACCTTGAATTGCTATGTCATTGAGCATTTTTGTAATCGCAATTTTCATAGAATCTTCATAATAACCACTAAGGCTTGTTAAAGTCCTAGTAGATGGAACTAAGAACATACACTTGGAATCTTTAAAGTTTTCCAATAACATGGGTGAATtcagtatagttatataatcatttatgtaAACTTTCCAATTATCAACCTagaaccattattattaatttaatggaaTTTACATCAATctttaaattagaaaagttAATACAACTCTTGTATTTACCACAGGCACAGCAATAACTGGATAAAGATGTGCTACATTTGAtatgatttcaatatttttattcaaaaatatttggcATTCGGTTTGTCcctgtaaaaatttaaataaagacaaCAATGgaaattactatttagtagttggaattttttttttttaataagctgtaaataatatataacattattataataatagataagtaattagtttaaaaacttggtttgttttatttaaatattatactttatattctaATTGAGAGAAATTCTAAACTAAGTATTTAATAGTGCCTTAGCTTGCAGATATGAACTTAAAAGAAAGTCTAACCACAATAATAAagccaataattattaattagtaattatattgtaggCAATTCAACTAAATGATATTCACTCAgacatataaagaaaaattaattaatttaatcatattaatttatatttaaatacttttacaaacatttactgttattgtaaacttaattttaattaaaatgtaataataataataaaaataaaaatcaattataaaattgaaaaataatttgataatctaataatattcatgCTAAACTAGCATCATATTAACTGGTTTATCaagataatatgatacaatcattattgtacattaaggTTTTATACTTGGCcactaatatacattttttgttttgttggatcaacaaaattgtatacttaagaGGATGTTGAATCtgcatgtgttttttttttatcttacaataatatactgctaAATTTAAGCATAGCCAATTTTGTGTAGtaagctttaatattaaaaaaattgacctATAAACAAAAGGTaagattataagaatattatttagaaaaagtattttagaattttacaaatgtttaatttataagtgatttaaaactatgtaaattattacaattttaaaattcttatggctcaatttaa
Protein-coding regions in this window:
- the LOC114123784 gene encoding exportin-6, whose translation is MNGQDVVVYENEMKNYEMMLTEFYDVNSSNAVKLCMQEEFDKFGERDKCWVQCCYNLENSKNQYLLMFSLNIMEMIINKKWEKMTFKSQETLREAIFNHIVMKHNEYPKYMISKMIKLLVDIARNDWPLRYPNFIDHIAQLLVNPDQVLLGLSFLLLSSEEFISPKEDLLGKRKHELKVNFLKHIPKLFEILSDILKNAHKTSNSDEIYEAVTKVFSDMFTWLPFEKHLTPDLLHVLMPLGKKENATSINILTIFNEVLSKSYTQTEDRYFILSELCLYTFRLVENIISVPEISFVSEAYMIIVIEILSVVIRKYWNYLDNHFNNGEFLELLLQFTFRQDVLECYYQCLDIWSSIFEALSDRPECIEKYRRLFLDLVERVTQKINTFGSINDETVDDDGQTECQIFLNKNIEIISNVAHLYPVIAVPVVDNWKVYINDYITILNSPMLLENFKDSKCMFLVPSTRTLTSLSGYYEDSMKIAITKMLNDIAIQGVATTPLYQLPVPQSTTKTLIQIQSEILTALSRWMHLLNNNKQFCMEQNREKLFSVLVTSLQDTSQPTQIHDACGVLLPTVTEPMLVHISEYTSLLEQLLSPFLDGSITLNHLNKKTRLSVRVTSLKFLLTCPSQEEEIKVLVLMNYLKSLAPSGLNDLKMLTDVLVSSGPYKMSTRRIIYRAVEPCLVEAVTHLKNFMVSESSLNAQIEKSERVMTFLSEMYELLHDTMSPQFVQILMQTFVDLDMIWSASTSLTIKMLEVLSLIVKHSSKSNKEFTSVAIKLALEKLIPLVASNCYPPTVSALYNLLYCVLMFKWRYFFPASPSLSVLHPNNDNNIDNSEQFTTILEVIGYSFMINDISIFSQNLKAIEELHMQWNLYAKEYFKHYFLSKYMTVLLNVMVNKSHTILSDEISMAIYNMASVDFDYFFSKFLPEYLKQTDNIRNDQRQFLRQKRMQPVKELPTFMVNLAQLTNDIRCSKQI